One Staphylococcus ratti DNA segment encodes these proteins:
- a CDS encoding Mrp/NBP35 family ATP-binding protein gives MLTQEQAVSIIGEIIDPSVNVPLKETEGIQEVSIKDEKEHVSVKVAMAKLGGQQQLDLQMAIVEKLKENGAKTVGIRFESLSEEKARQFQNTNDEPQQTIEEFLAKGNDLEFIAIASGKGGVGKSTVSVNLAVALARAGKRVGLIDADIYGFSVPDMMGIDVKPGIEGKSVIPVERHGVKVISMAFFVEENAPVIWRGPMLGKMLTNFFTDVKWGELDYLILDLPPGTGDVALDVHTMLPSSKEIIVTTPHPTAAFVAARAGAMAKHTDHSILGVIENMSYFQSKETGNKEYIFGQGGGQKLAEELQTELLGQLPLAQPSWKPTDFSPSVYQPEDELGQIYLDMAHQIIDKTNK, from the coding sequence GTGTTAACTCAAGAGCAAGCGGTATCTATAATAGGTGAAATCATTGATCCCTCAGTCAATGTCCCGTTAAAAGAGACAGAAGGGATACAAGAAGTTTCTATTAAGGATGAAAAAGAACATGTAAGTGTCAAAGTTGCGATGGCTAAATTAGGGGGACAACAGCAACTCGACTTACAAATGGCTATTGTTGAAAAATTAAAAGAAAATGGTGCCAAAACGGTTGGAATTCGTTTTGAATCTTTATCAGAAGAGAAAGCACGACAATTTCAAAATACTAATGACGAACCACAACAAACCATTGAAGAATTTCTGGCAAAAGGCAATGACTTAGAATTTATAGCGATTGCTTCAGGAAAAGGAGGCGTCGGCAAGTCTACGGTATCTGTAAACTTAGCGGTGGCTTTAGCACGTGCAGGCAAGCGTGTTGGGCTTATAGATGCAGATATCTATGGCTTTAGTGTCCCAGACATGATGGGCATCGATGTGAAACCAGGCATTGAAGGCAAATCTGTTATACCAGTTGAGCGCCACGGCGTTAAAGTGATTTCAATGGCCTTCTTTGTTGAAGAAAATGCGCCAGTCATTTGGCGTGGTCCTATGTTAGGGAAAATGCTTACCAATTTCTTTACTGATGTGAAATGGGGAGAGCTTGATTATTTAATTCTTGACTTACCTCCTGGTACAGGGGATGTAGCACTTGATGTGCATACGATGTTACCTTCTAGTAAGGAAATTATCGTAACGACACCTCATCCAACTGCAGCATTTGTCGCTGCTCGAGCAGGTGCTATGGCTAAACATACTGACCATAGTATTTTAGGTGTAATAGAGAATATGTCCTATTTCCAAAGTAAAGAAACAGGTAATAAAGAATACATTTTTGGACAAGGTGGAGGACAAAAATTGGCAGAAGAGCTACAAACTGAATTGCTAGGTCAACTTCCGCTAGCGCAACCATCTTGGAAACCAACAGACTTTTCACCATCTGTATATCAACCAGAAGATGAATTAGGTCAAATTTATTTAGATATGGCACATCAAATTATAGATAAGACTAATAAATAA